A stretch of the Salmo salar chromosome ssa20, Ssal_v3.1, whole genome shotgun sequence genome encodes the following:
- the LOC123729164 gene encoding neuropeptide FF receptor 1: protein MEVWNSGEEEGLTELEGSSDTMTALTTSNHHLLHHRAINDSNYTTTNNITYFPYYQHSLPVAASFILAYLFIFLLCMVGNVLVCLIVLGNRRMRTVTNLFILNLAVSDLLVGIFCIPTTLVDNLITDQPILKK from the coding sequence ATGGAGGTGTGGAACAGTGGTGAAGAGGAGGGTCTGACTGAACTGGAGGGCTCCTCAGACACCATGACAGCCCTGACCACCTCCAatcaccacctcctccaccacagagctattAACGACTCCAactacaccaccaccaacaacatcaCCTACTTCCCTTACTACCAACACTCCCTCCCTGTGGCTGCTAGCTTCATCCTGGCCTACCTGTTCATCTTCCTGCTGTGCATGGTGGGTAATGTACTGGTGTGTCTGATCGTGCTGGGGAACCGTCGCATGAGAACCGTCACCAACCTCTTCATCCTCAACCTGGCAGTCAGCGATCTGCTGGTGGGCATCTTCTGCATCCCCACAACGCTTGTGGACAACCTCATCACAG